The Nonlabens spongiae genome contains a region encoding:
- the hisF gene encoding imidazole glycerol phosphate synthase subunit HisF has protein sequence MLKKRIIPCLDIKDGRTVKGINFVGLRDAGDPVELAQQYAEQGADELCFLDITATIEKRETLVPLVREIAAVLNIPFTVGGGINDVRLAKEIIKAGADKIAVNSAAVKRPELINELAKELGSQCVVVAVDTKAIQNFELRVQNDHDTRFKSDENEIPHQVRNDKSTNKVFVGGGRYETERETISWCIECEQRGAGEILLTSMDHDGTKNGFALTITDEISRKLNIPIIASGGGGTVEHFTELFSKTQASAGLAASIFHFGELPVPELKEQLAGKNISVRLPRTLIN, from the coding sequence ATGCTAAAAAAAAGAATCATACCTTGTCTAGACATCAAAGACGGGCGCACGGTTAAAGGAATCAACTTCGTTGGGTTGCGCGATGCAGGTGATCCAGTAGAGCTAGCCCAGCAGTATGCCGAGCAGGGTGCAGATGAGTTGTGCTTTTTGGACATTACGGCGACCATTGAAAAGCGAGAAACACTCGTTCCTCTTGTGCGTGAAATTGCTGCTGTTTTAAACATTCCGTTTACCGTGGGCGGTGGAATTAATGATGTGCGACTCGCAAAGGAAATTATCAAAGCTGGTGCCGATAAAATTGCCGTGAACAGCGCAGCCGTAAAGAGGCCAGAACTTATCAATGAACTCGCAAAAGAATTGGGAAGTCAATGCGTGGTCGTGGCGGTGGATACTAAAGCAATTCAGAATTTTGAGTTAAGAGTTCAGAATGATCATGATACGAGATTTAAGTCAGATGAAAATGAGATTCCGCATCAAGTGCGGAATGACAAATCGACTAACAAAGTCTTTGTAGGTGGAGGCCGCTACGAGACAGAGCGAGAAACGATCTCGTGGTGTATAGAATGTGAGCAGCGAGGCGCTGGAGAAATCCTTCTCACCAGTATGGATCACGACGGGACTAAAAATGGGTTTGCACTTACAATCACTGATGAAATCTCGCGCAAGCTCAACATCCCTATTATCGCTTCTGGAGGAGGTGGTACCGTAGAGCATTTTACAGAGCTTTTTAGCAAAACACAAGCCAGTGCTGGACTTGCGGCGAGTATTTTCCATTTTGGCGAGCTACCAGTTCCGGAATTGAAAGAACAGCTTGCTGGAAAAAATATATCGGTCAGGTTGCCTAGAACCCTGATCAACTAA
- a CDS encoding DUF6252 family protein, whose translation MKKIKSIFAISMMLIAISLTSCSSDDDSSGGGSEAGEGEVIARVNGSSFQSISQGTVGRITANGGTEFLQITAINLNGEAMTIQVTRPVIEETSYDFDDANSITAVATYTIVDTSTFESTSYAAPYMNSGDVGTITITERTATNIKGTFEFTARNQDDDTDTLNVTDGSFNLAL comes from the coding sequence ATGAAAAAAATCAAATCAATTTTTGCGATCTCGATGATGTTGATCGCAATTAGTTTAACATCTTGTTCAAGCGATGATGATTCATCAGGTGGAGGAAGCGAGGCTGGAGAAGGAGAAGTAATTGCTCGAGTAAATGGGAGTTCCTTTCAGTCGATCAGTCAGGGAACTGTAGGTAGAATCACAGCTAATGGAGGTACTGAGTTTTTGCAGATCACGGCCATTAACCTGAATGGAGAAGCCATGACCATCCAGGTCACACGACCAGTAATTGAGGAAACCAGTTATGACTTTGATGATGCAAACAGCATCACTGCCGTGGCTACCTATACAATAGTAGATACCTCAACCTTTGAATCTACTAGTTATGCAGCTCCTTATATGAACAGTGGCGATGTAGGTACGATTACCATTACAGAACGCACTGCTACAAATATCAAAGGTACTTTTGAGTTTACGGCACGTAATCAAGATGATGACACAGATACTTTAAATGTGACAGATGGCTCGTTCAATCTAGCCCTATAA
- a CDS encoding alkene reductase produces the protein MITTQPLLDPITLGAVELKNRVVMAPMTRCRADNEHRAPVQKHIDYYTQRAGAGLIISEGSEISERAQGYPYVAGIFNEEQVKGWKKVTDSVHEAGGKIFCQLWHVGRTSLPDFHGGDLPWAPSAVNPETELYNHKGEKKKTVTPHAMTIDQIKQTVKEFGDAAANAKKAGFDGVEIHSSNGYLIHQFFNENSNLRTDEYGGSQENKARFFFEVLEAVKESWPENRIGCRMNPSLHGVFGIESTKNTIPFFDYVIDRLNEYDLAYLHLSEPFTDVSDIDHLVTNIAEHYRPIYKGNLIINGGFDRESGNKVIADGHADCVAFAKLFISNPDLVKRFELKAETADWDQDTFYTQGREGYTDYPVLEEEAVKD, from the coding sequence ATGATTACCACACAGCCACTGTTAGATCCGATTACTTTAGGAGCCGTAGAATTAAAGAATAGAGTCGTTATGGCTCCCATGACCCGTTGCAGGGCAGACAATGAGCACCGTGCACCGGTCCAGAAACACATAGATTATTATACACAGCGTGCGGGAGCCGGACTTATCATTTCAGAAGGAAGCGAAATTTCTGAACGAGCACAAGGCTATCCATATGTGGCTGGAATATTTAACGAGGAGCAAGTAAAAGGCTGGAAAAAGGTAACGGATAGTGTGCATGAAGCTGGTGGGAAGATTTTTTGTCAATTATGGCACGTAGGTAGAACTTCTTTACCTGATTTTCATGGTGGAGACCTGCCGTGGGCTCCCAGCGCAGTAAATCCAGAAACTGAGCTTTACAATCATAAAGGTGAAAAGAAAAAGACCGTCACTCCACACGCGATGACTATAGATCAGATCAAGCAAACGGTCAAAGAATTTGGAGATGCAGCAGCAAATGCAAAAAAAGCTGGATTTGATGGGGTGGAAATCCACAGTTCAAACGGTTACCTGATACACCAATTCTTCAATGAGAATTCAAATCTTAGAACTGATGAATACGGCGGAAGCCAAGAGAACAAAGCTCGATTCTTTTTTGAAGTACTCGAGGCAGTCAAGGAAAGCTGGCCTGAAAACCGCATAGGCTGCCGTATGAATCCGTCACTTCACGGAGTTTTTGGTATTGAATCAACTAAAAATACCATTCCATTTTTTGACTATGTCATTGATAGACTAAATGAATACGACCTGGCCTACTTACACCTCTCAGAACCTTTTACAGACGTGAGTGACATCGATCATCTCGTGACTAATATCGCAGAGCATTATAGACCTATTTACAAAGGTAACTTGATAATCAATGGTGGATTTGATCGTGAGTCTGGTAACAAAGTGATTGCAGACGGCCATGCAGATTGTGTTGCCTTTGCAAAACTATTTATAAGCAATCCAGACCTTGTAAAAAGATTTGAACTCAAAGCAGAAACCGCAGACTGGGATCAGGACACCTTCTACACGCAAGGTAGAGAGGGCTACACAGATTATCCCGTGCTGGAAGAAGAAGCTGTCAAGGACTGA
- a CDS encoding TetR/AcrR family transcriptional regulator — protein sequence MTQRKKAILNAAAKLFKERGYSAITMRDLAEELDIKASSLYNHISGKHEILSSLVLKVAQSFSSGMNEISAGGDSAFAKAEQLIQLHINIALSYPAELAVLNNDWMHLEGKDYEAYQRMRQDYERDFKIILEDGITNEEFKSFHVDTMLFNLLSTLRSIYLWIPKRSASEIADLQIELPKMLLNGLANQSLTASSSSTG from the coding sequence ATGACTCAAAGAAAAAAGGCGATACTAAATGCTGCAGCAAAACTATTCAAAGAGCGCGGCTACTCTGCGATTACGATGCGAGATCTAGCAGAAGAACTTGATATCAAAGCATCTAGCCTATATAATCATATATCTGGTAAACACGAGATACTGTCTTCTCTTGTTTTGAAGGTGGCACAAAGTTTTAGTAGTGGTATGAACGAGATCAGTGCTGGTGGGGATTCCGCTTTCGCGAAAGCGGAACAACTCATACAGCTCCATATCAATATAGCGCTCAGTTACCCTGCTGAACTTGCGGTGCTAAATAATGACTGGATGCACCTTGAGGGAAAAGACTACGAGGCTTATCAAAGAATGCGACAAGATTATGAACGGGATTTCAAGATAATCCTAGAAGACGGGATCACTAATGAAGAGTTCAAATCGTTTCACGTAGATACCATGCTATTTAATTTACTGAGCACACTAAGATCTATCTACCTATGGATACCAAAAAGATCGGCCAGTGAAATAGCCGATCTTCAAATTGAGTTGCCTAAAATGCTTCTTAATGGACTTGCAAATCAGTCCTTGACAGCTTCTTCTTCCAGCACGGGATAA
- a CDS encoding aromatic amino acid hydroxylase, with the protein MIENIESNPLIDRLPPHLKQFIKPQNYEDYTAQDQAVWRHVMRRNVEYLSKVAHGSYLDGLKKTGISIEEIPSMYGMNRILKEIGWAAVAVDGFIPPAAFMEFQAYKILVIASDIRKVENIEYTPAPDIIHEAAGHAPIIASPDYAEYLRRFGEIGSKAISSAHDHEVYEAVRLLSILKESRTSENQEELTSEIKKAECEIDRLQNKKVEPSEMALIRNLHWWTVEYGLVGDLNNPKIYGAGLLSSIGESKTCLNPEVEKRPYSIQAAYQDFDITQKQPFLYVTPDFAYLSEVLEEFANTMAVRKGGHRGLKKLIESKSLGTIELSTGLQISGVFSRMILNEDNEVVFFKTQGKSALAYREKELIGHGVAAHANGFLSPIGKLKGINLAIEDMGPRDLQAYNFYDNQRIEFTYESGITVEGLNITGMRNINGKLMLIQFTDCTVTYKDEILFTPQDGILNLAVGKEIVSAYAGPADYHSFDLVYHKSTTETYQSRLSERQRNIDFLYSRVRQMRKDKQVDIQKLDELIDEVNNTYPDEWLLMNELKELKL; encoded by the coding sequence ATGATTGAAAATATAGAAAGCAACCCACTTATTGATAGACTACCGCCTCACCTAAAACAGTTTATCAAACCTCAGAACTATGAAGACTATACCGCTCAGGATCAAGCTGTATGGAGACATGTAATGAGGCGCAATGTTGAATACCTGAGTAAGGTGGCGCATGGATCTTATCTAGATGGTCTCAAAAAAACAGGTATTTCTATTGAAGAAATTCCCTCCATGTATGGGATGAATCGTATCCTAAAAGAGATAGGCTGGGCTGCAGTTGCAGTAGATGGTTTTATACCTCCAGCAGCTTTTATGGAGTTTCAAGCTTATAAGATTCTCGTCATAGCATCTGACATAAGAAAAGTGGAGAATATTGAATACACTCCTGCTCCTGACATAATTCATGAAGCGGCGGGACATGCACCTATCATAGCCAGTCCAGATTACGCTGAATACTTGAGGCGTTTTGGAGAAATAGGTAGTAAAGCTATAAGTAGTGCTCATGATCACGAGGTTTATGAAGCTGTGCGACTATTGAGTATTTTGAAAGAATCAAGAACTTCAGAAAATCAAGAGGAACTGACCTCAGAAATAAAAAAAGCTGAATGTGAGATCGATCGACTTCAAAATAAAAAGGTTGAGCCTAGTGAAATGGCTCTTATACGTAATTTACACTGGTGGACTGTTGAATATGGTCTTGTGGGCGACCTTAACAACCCTAAAATCTATGGTGCTGGACTTCTATCTAGTATAGGAGAAAGTAAGACATGTTTAAATCCTGAAGTCGAAAAAAGACCTTATAGTATTCAAGCTGCCTATCAAGATTTTGATATCACGCAAAAACAACCTTTTCTCTATGTCACACCAGATTTTGCGTATCTGAGTGAAGTCCTAGAGGAGTTTGCAAATACCATGGCAGTAAGGAAAGGTGGTCATCGAGGATTAAAAAAATTGATTGAATCTAAGTCTCTCGGAACTATAGAACTGAGTACCGGACTCCAAATTTCTGGAGTTTTCTCACGCATGATTTTAAATGAAGACAATGAAGTAGTCTTCTTTAAAACCCAAGGTAAAAGCGCTCTCGCTTACCGCGAAAAAGAGCTCATAGGTCATGGCGTTGCTGCTCACGCAAATGGATTCTTATCACCTATCGGCAAATTAAAAGGGATCAATCTCGCCATTGAAGACATGGGACCTAGAGATCTTCAAGCGTACAACTTTTACGATAATCAGCGTATTGAATTCACCTATGAAAGCGGAATTACCGTAGAAGGGCTCAATATTACCGGAATGAGAAATATCAATGGAAAATTGATGCTTATTCAATTTACGGATTGTACGGTAACCTACAAGGATGAAATTTTGTTCACACCCCAAGATGGAATTTTAAATTTAGCAGTAGGTAAGGAAATTGTTAGCGCTTACGCAGGACCAGCTGATTATCATAGCTTTGATCTAGTGTATCACAAGAGCACTACAGAAACGTACCAGTCAAGACTTTCTGAGAGGCAGAGAAATATCGACTTTTTATATTCTCGAGTCCGTCAAATGAGAAAAGATAAGCAAGTGGACATTCAAAAGTTAGATGAACTTATTGATGAGGTAAACAACACTTATCCAGATGAGTGGTTACTTATGAATGAACTCAAAGAATTGAAATTATAA